The following proteins come from a genomic window of Gossypium raimondii isolate GPD5lz chromosome 5, ASM2569854v1, whole genome shotgun sequence:
- the LOC105770017 gene encoding auxin-responsive protein IAA27: MSTPLEHDYIGLAETSSMERSSEKISSSSSSSIPSNIEDKTTNNPSLNLKETELRLGLPGSESPERKLSLFGKDLETNDKSNGFVGSPLKNLVSGAKRGFSDAIDGSNGKWVFAINGKSDVELGKGAVLASPRGGLDSKTNPQQVRTSVPVMKEVVGVPQSPKPVQDKKNLVPPVNEHASAPAAKAQVVGWPPIRSFRKNSMASNLAKNSDEAAGCLYVKVSMDGAPYLRKVDLKTYNNYREFSSALEKMFSCFTIGQCGSNGDGLSESRLMDLLHGSEYVLTYEDKDGDWMLVGDVPWEMFTDSCRRLRIMKGSEAIGLAPRAMEKCKNQN, encoded by the exons ATGTCTACACCTTTGGAACATGATTACATAGGTTTAGCAGAGACTTCTTCAATGGAAAGAAGCTCTGAGAAgatatcttcttcttcttcctcttcaattcCCTCCAATATTGAAGACAAAACCACCAACAATCCTTCCCTGAATCTCAAAGAAACTGAGCTGAGGCTTGGCTTACCAGGTTCTGAGTCACCTGAGAGAAAGCTGTCTCTTTTTGGCAAAGATTTGGAGACTAATGATAAAAGCAACGGTTTTGTTGGTAGCCCTTTGAAGAACTTGGTGTCTGGAGCTAAAAGGGGTTTCTCAGATGCCATTGATGGGTCTAATGGGAAATGGGTTTTCGCTATAAATGGTAAATCTGATGTAGAGTTGGGTAAAGGTGCTGTCTTGGCCTCTCCTAGAGGTGGTTTGGATAGTAAAACCAATCCCCAACAGGTAAGGACGTCTGTGCCTGTCATGAAAGAGGTTGTTGGTGTTCCCCAGTCTCCAAAACCGGTTCAAGATAAGAAGAATCTTGTTCCTCCTGTAAATGAACATGCTAGTGCCCCAGCTGCAAA GGCACAGGTGGTAGGATGGCCACCAATCAGATCATTCAGGAAGAACAGCATGGCCTCTAATTTGGCAAAGAACAGTGATGAAGCTGCTGGTTGTCTGTATGTAAAGGTGAGCATGGATGGAGCACCATACTTGAGGAAGGTTGACCTCAAGACCTACAATAACTATAGGGAATTCTCATCAGCTTTGGAGAAGATGTTCAGCTGCTTTACTATCG GGCAGTGCGGTTCCAACGGTGATGGTCTCAGTGAGAGTCGTTTGATGGATCTTCTCCACGGATCTGAGTATGTGCTGACATATGAAGACAAGGATGGTGATTGGATGCTTGTTGGTGATGTTCCATGGGA GATGTTCACCGATTCGTGTAGGAGGCTACGGATAATGAAAGGTTCAGAGGCAATCGGACTAG CTCCAAGAGCCATGGAGAAATGCAAGAACCAGAACTAA
- the LOC105770202 gene encoding uncharacterized protein LOC105770202, translated as MLDRAFSARRTQPHSLFDVPTSSAVSDVSPDAESADLLADESKTKKPHLYVLASNYMSRLGLVKSPCLCLSLCLLLSVFILFSLMLNSRSFVCLSSYDPISRASFFGLDGLDSDFGSLGVPWCRSKQGKTVEWTSKDLVKGLEEFVPIYETRPIKNNMHGMGFDHSFGLWFIAQWLRPDIMIESGAFKGHSTWVMRQAMPDTPIISLTPRHPEKYLKKGPAYVDENCTYFAGKDFVDFGSVDWERVLKKHGISDFSKVLVFFDDHQNELKRLKQALKAGFNHLIFEDNYDTGTGDHYSLRQICDQFYIRGGGHSCFKDSDEARIRSKRKKFWEKAVDIDELCGPHEAWWGVRGEMRDNFNHNNTPISYGEHFQNSRFVESILDVYWELPPAAGPSLTHQTRYDPARAPTPIVEDGRYRMFKRLGLDRLERSVFNGYTQMVYLQISKPET; from the exons ATGCTGGACAGAGCCTTCTCCGCTCGCCGCACTCAACCTCACTCCCTCTTCGACGTCCCCACCTCCTCCGCCGTTTCCGATGTCTCTCCCGACGCCGAATCCGCTGACTTACTCGCCGACGAGTCCAAAACCAAGAAACCACACCTCTACGTCTTGGCCTCCAATTATATGTCGCGCTTGGGACTCGTCAAATCGCCGTGCCTCTGCCTCTCACTCTGTCTTCTTTTGAGCGTTTTCATACTTTTCTCTTTGATGCTTAACTCTCGCTCCTTCGTTTGCCTTTCGTCCTATGACCCGATATCTCGTGCCAGTTTCTTTGGTCTCGATGGGCTCGATTCCGATTTCGGATCCCTCGGTGTTCCTTGGT GCAGATCGAAACAAGGAAAAACAGTTGAATGGACATCCAAAGATTTAGTCAAGGGCTTGGAGGAGTTTGTACCAATATATGAAACACGTCCAATAAAAAACAACATGCATGGAATGGGTTTTGACCACAGCTTTGGGCTTTGGTTCATTGCGCAATGGCTGAGACCGGATATAATGATTGAGAGTGGTGCTTTCAAGGGACATTCCACTTGGGTTATGCGGCAAGCAATGCCTGACACACCAATTATCTCACTCACACCCCGGCATCCTGAGAAGTACTTGAAAAAGGGGCCTGCTTATGTTGATGAAAATTGCACTTACTTTGCTGGAAAAGATTTTGTGGATTTTGGAAGTGTTGATTGGGAGAGGGTGCTGAAGAAACATGGAATTTCTGATTTCAGCAAGGTTCTTGTCTTCTTTGACGATCatcaaaatgaattgaaaag GCTGAAGCAGGCATTGAAAGCTGGCTTTAACCATCTTATTTTTGAAGACAATTATGATACTGGAACTGGAGATCACTATTCGTTGAGGCAGATATGTGACCAGTTCTACATTAGAG GAGGTGGTCATAGCTGCTTCAAGGACAGTGATGAAGCTAGGATTAGatcgaaaagaaagaaattctGGGAGAAGGCTGTGGATATAGATGAACTATGCGGGCCACATGAAGCATGGTGGGGTGTTAGAGGAGAGATGCGGGATAACTTTAACCACAATAACACCCCGATCTCTTATGGCGAACATTTTCAGAATAGCAGGTTTGTTGAGTCGATTCTTGACGTCTACTGGGAGCTACCACCAGCAGCTGGTCCTTCCCTCACCCACCAAACTCGCTACGATCCTGCTCGTGCACCTACACCTATTGTTGAAGATGGCCGGTATCGAATGTTTAAGCGGCTCGGTTTAGACAGGCTTGAGAGATCTGTATTTAATGGATATACGCAGATGGTGTATCTGCAAATTTCCAAACCAGAAACTTGA